A single window of Pygocentrus nattereri isolate fPygNat1 chromosome 24, fPygNat1.pri, whole genome shotgun sequence DNA harbors:
- the zp3d.2 gene encoding zona pellucida sperm-binding protein 3d.2 isoform X3, translated as MKGLLSPCARAEEGSSVWAELVLPELRVNQNQLGPPYLHLPVFLHTRVPLLDKAHFSPARGSGLEKLPERMRNVLVPPPRPTRPSDAENGRNRLRVACSATQMRVKIPRETVGSAEGLRLGTCDVSWSTKQHLVFLHYLHQCGIKREVINDRVVYSSMLHYTPLEALGSERPLPFSIPVQCHFNRFHYSYKIGFVPQVETLRLFKSMKTKGSVSLGAYDAQWSRLNSSEGYVVGQPMYFELDVYSVEEGERLFVNSCHVTMNNSRLSTPRFSIIDNYGCMVDSRSSSESRFLKSSRRNVVRFSVEAFVFQGKLAKQLYMHCETTVSSVTPTATSKFCTYNQKSGRWEELYGSNALCSCCNSTCLPGAPTGEESNKAVTSDSSSLQVDEYVGEITEESLKVEHLTAVPKEDAVEPRRTFEEVFGLD; from the exons ATGAAGG GCTTGCTTTCTCCGTGCGCGCGTGCCGAAGAAGGCTCGAGCGTCTGGGCTGAACTCGTGCTGCCGGAGCTCCGTGTAAACCAGAACCAGCTCGGTCCGCCATACCTGCACCTCCCGGTCTTCTTGCACACCAGGGTTCCTCTCCTGGACAAAGCCCACTTCTCCCCCGCGCGCGGCTCGGGGCTCGAGAAGCTTCCCGAGCGCATGAGGAACGTGCTGGTTCCTCCTCCAAGGCCCACGCGGCCTAGCGACGCCGAGAACGGACGAAACCGCCTGCGCGTGGCTTGTAGTGCCACACAGATGCGCGTGAAGATCCCCAGAGAGACGGTGGGCTCTGCTGAGGGGCTCAGGCTGGGCACGTGCGATGTGAGCTGGTCAACAAAGCAGCACCTGGTCTTCCTTCATTATCTCCACCAGTGTGGGATCAAAAGAGAG GTGATAAATGACAGGGTGGTTTATTCCAGCATGCTCCACTACACCCCGCTGGAGGCCTTGGGGTCAGAAAGgcctctccctttctctataCCTGTCCAGTGTCACTTCAACAG GTTCCACTACTCCTACAAAATCGGTTTTGTGCCTCAGGTTGAAACCCTGAGGCTCTTTAAATCCATGAAGACGAAGGGCAGTGTCTCTCTGGGCGCGTATGACG CTCAGTGGAGCAGACTGAACTCGTCTGAAGGCTACGTCGTCGGTCAGCCAATGTACTTCGAGCTGGACGTTTACTCCGTTGAAGAAGGCGAAAGGTTATTTGTGAACTCGTGTCACGTGACCATGAACAACTCTCGCCTCTCCACGCCGCGGTTCAGCATCATCGACAACTACGG GTGCATGGTGGACAGCAGGAGCAGCAGCGAGTCGAGGTTCCTGAAGAGCAGCAGGAGGAACGTGGTGAGGTTTTCTGTGGAAGCATTTGTGTTCCAGGGAAAGCTGGCAAAG CAACTGTATATGCACTGTGAAACTACAGTCAGCAGTGTGACTCCAACTGCAACCTCAAAGTTCTGCACCTACAACCAGAAGAGCGGCAG ATGGGAGGAACTGTACGGCTCCAACGCGCTTTGCTCCTGCTGCAACTCCACGTGTCTCCCTGGCGCCCCCACTGGTGAAGAGT CCAACAAAGCGGTCACCAGTGATTCGAGCTCCCTGCAGGTGGATGAGTATGTTGGCGAAATCACAGAAGAGAGCTTGAAAGTGGAGCATCTGACCGCAGTGCCGAAGGAGGACGCAGTGGAGCCCCGCCGGACCTTTGAGGAGGTATTTGGGCTGGACTGA
- the zp3d.2 gene encoding zona pellucida sperm-binding protein 3d.2 isoform X2 produces the protein MGVILLSMCILLGLLSPCARAEEGSSVWAELVLPELRVNQNQLGPPYLHLPVFLHTRVPLLDKAHFSPARGSGLEKLPERMRNVLVPPPRPTRPSDAENGRNRLRVACSATQMRVKIPRETVGSAEGLRLGTCDVSWSTKQHLVFLHYLHQCGIKREVINDRVVYSSMLHYTPLEALGSERPLPFSIPVQCHFNRFHYSYKIGFVPQVETLRLFKSMKTKGSVSLGAYDAQWSRLNSSEGYVVGQPMYFELDVYSVEEGERLFVNSCHVTMNNSRLSTPRFSIIDNYGCMVDSRSSSESRFLKSSRRNVVRFSVEAFVFQGKLAKQLYMHCETTVSSVTPTATSKFCTYNQKSGRWEELYGSNALCSCCNSTCLPGAPTANKAVTSDSSSLQVDEYVGEITEESLKVEHLTAVPKEDAVEPRRTFEEVFGLD, from the exons ATGGGTGTAATTCTTCTGTCAATGTGCATTTTATTAGGCTTGCTTTCTCCGTGCGCGCGTGCCGAAGAAGGCTCGAGCGTCTGGGCTGAACTCGTGCTGCCGGAGCTCCGTGTAAACCAGAACCAGCTCGGTCCGCCATACCTGCACCTCCCGGTCTTCTTGCACACCAGGGTTCCTCTCCTGGACAAAGCCCACTTCTCCCCCGCGCGCGGCTCGGGGCTCGAGAAGCTTCCCGAGCGCATGAGGAACGTGCTGGTTCCTCCTCCAAGGCCCACGCGGCCTAGCGACGCCGAGAACGGACGAAACCGCCTGCGCGTGGCTTGTAGTGCCACACAGATGCGCGTGAAGATCCCCAGAGAGACGGTGGGCTCTGCTGAGGGGCTCAGGCTGGGCACGTGCGATGTGAGCTGGTCAACAAAGCAGCACCTGGTCTTCCTTCATTATCTCCACCAGTGTGGGATCAAAAGAGAG GTGATAAATGACAGGGTGGTTTATTCCAGCATGCTCCACTACACCCCGCTGGAGGCCTTGGGGTCAGAAAGgcctctccctttctctataCCTGTCCAGTGTCACTTCAACAG GTTCCACTACTCCTACAAAATCGGTTTTGTGCCTCAGGTTGAAACCCTGAGGCTCTTTAAATCCATGAAGACGAAGGGCAGTGTCTCTCTGGGCGCGTATGACG CTCAGTGGAGCAGACTGAACTCGTCTGAAGGCTACGTCGTCGGTCAGCCAATGTACTTCGAGCTGGACGTTTACTCCGTTGAAGAAGGCGAAAGGTTATTTGTGAACTCGTGTCACGTGACCATGAACAACTCTCGCCTCTCCACGCCGCGGTTCAGCATCATCGACAACTACGG GTGCATGGTGGACAGCAGGAGCAGCAGCGAGTCGAGGTTCCTGAAGAGCAGCAGGAGGAACGTGGTGAGGTTTTCTGTGGAAGCATTTGTGTTCCAGGGAAAGCTGGCAAAG CAACTGTATATGCACTGTGAAACTACAGTCAGCAGTGTGACTCCAACTGCAACCTCAAAGTTCTGCACCTACAACCAGAAGAGCGGCAG ATGGGAGGAACTGTACGGCTCCAACGCGCTTTGCTCCTGCTGCAACTCCACGTGTCTCCCTGGCGCCCCCACTG CCAACAAAGCGGTCACCAGTGATTCGAGCTCCCTGCAGGTGGATGAGTATGTTGGCGAAATCACAGAAGAGAGCTTGAAAGTGGAGCATCTGACCGCAGTGCCGAAGGAGGACGCAGTGGAGCCCCGCCGGACCTTTGAGGAGGTATTTGGGCTGGACTGA
- the zp3d.2 gene encoding zona pellucida sperm-binding protein 3d.2 isoform X1 translates to MGVILLSMCILLGLLSPCARAEEGSSVWAELVLPELRVNQNQLGPPYLHLPVFLHTRVPLLDKAHFSPARGSGLEKLPERMRNVLVPPPRPTRPSDAENGRNRLRVACSATQMRVKIPRETVGSAEGLRLGTCDVSWSTKQHLVFLHYLHQCGIKREVINDRVVYSSMLHYTPLEALGSERPLPFSIPVQCHFNRFHYSYKIGFVPQVETLRLFKSMKTKGSVSLGAYDAQWSRLNSSEGYVVGQPMYFELDVYSVEEGERLFVNSCHVTMNNSRLSTPRFSIIDNYGCMVDSRSSSESRFLKSSRRNVVRFSVEAFVFQGKLAKQLYMHCETTVSSVTPTATSKFCTYNQKSGRWEELYGSNALCSCCNSTCLPGAPTGEESNKAVTSDSSSLQVDEYVGEITEESLKVEHLTAVPKEDAVEPRRTFEEVFGLD, encoded by the exons ATGGGTGTAATTCTTCTGTCAATGTGCATTTTATTAGGCTTGCTTTCTCCGTGCGCGCGTGCCGAAGAAGGCTCGAGCGTCTGGGCTGAACTCGTGCTGCCGGAGCTCCGTGTAAACCAGAACCAGCTCGGTCCGCCATACCTGCACCTCCCGGTCTTCTTGCACACCAGGGTTCCTCTCCTGGACAAAGCCCACTTCTCCCCCGCGCGCGGCTCGGGGCTCGAGAAGCTTCCCGAGCGCATGAGGAACGTGCTGGTTCCTCCTCCAAGGCCCACGCGGCCTAGCGACGCCGAGAACGGACGAAACCGCCTGCGCGTGGCTTGTAGTGCCACACAGATGCGCGTGAAGATCCCCAGAGAGACGGTGGGCTCTGCTGAGGGGCTCAGGCTGGGCACGTGCGATGTGAGCTGGTCAACAAAGCAGCACCTGGTCTTCCTTCATTATCTCCACCAGTGTGGGATCAAAAGAGAG GTGATAAATGACAGGGTGGTTTATTCCAGCATGCTCCACTACACCCCGCTGGAGGCCTTGGGGTCAGAAAGgcctctccctttctctataCCTGTCCAGTGTCACTTCAACAG GTTCCACTACTCCTACAAAATCGGTTTTGTGCCTCAGGTTGAAACCCTGAGGCTCTTTAAATCCATGAAGACGAAGGGCAGTGTCTCTCTGGGCGCGTATGACG CTCAGTGGAGCAGACTGAACTCGTCTGAAGGCTACGTCGTCGGTCAGCCAATGTACTTCGAGCTGGACGTTTACTCCGTTGAAGAAGGCGAAAGGTTATTTGTGAACTCGTGTCACGTGACCATGAACAACTCTCGCCTCTCCACGCCGCGGTTCAGCATCATCGACAACTACGG GTGCATGGTGGACAGCAGGAGCAGCAGCGAGTCGAGGTTCCTGAAGAGCAGCAGGAGGAACGTGGTGAGGTTTTCTGTGGAAGCATTTGTGTTCCAGGGAAAGCTGGCAAAG CAACTGTATATGCACTGTGAAACTACAGTCAGCAGTGTGACTCCAACTGCAACCTCAAAGTTCTGCACCTACAACCAGAAGAGCGGCAG ATGGGAGGAACTGTACGGCTCCAACGCGCTTTGCTCCTGCTGCAACTCCACGTGTCTCCCTGGCGCCCCCACTGGTGAAGAGT CCAACAAAGCGGTCACCAGTGATTCGAGCTCCCTGCAGGTGGATGAGTATGTTGGCGAAATCACAGAAGAGAGCTTGAAAGTGGAGCATCTGACCGCAGTGCCGAAGGAGGACGCAGTGGAGCCCCGCCGGACCTTTGAGGAGGTATTTGGGCTGGACTGA